The Winogradskyella schleiferi genome contains the following window.
TAGTGATGCGGATATTTCGCTGAACAATAGTGAACGATTTAATAATAATGCCATTGTTGAAGAAACCCTGAGAAGGGAAAAAGAAACTGAAGAAGATAACAGTTACCAAATCGCTATTAATTACATGAAACGTTTTGGAGACGACAGCGACCATAAATTAACGGTGGATTTTCAATATGAAAATGATGCTGAAGAAGGATTTACCAATCTTAATGAAGACTATATCTTTACCAACGCCACCAATCCATCAAATTTTCAAATTGAGCAAGAATTCACGACAGAAGATCAGAAAGAATATCTAATACAAGCTGATTATGTCTTGCCAATAGGCGAAGATGCTAGATTTGAAGCGGGCTTTAGAAGTAATCTTGAAAATGAAATTACTGATTATAGATTAGTACAAGAAAACACACTTACGGGCTTCTTAGAAGTAAATGATACGCTAACCAATATTTTTGATTATGACGAAAATGTCAATGCCATCTACACACAATATGGCACCAAATTTGGGAAATTTTCATTTTTATTAGGTTTACGTCTAGAACACACACAATTAAAAGGCAACATAGACTCTAGATTAACCGACGAAGAGCTTATAGAAGCTTATCAATTCCCTATTCAAACAAAGTTTGACAACAACTACCTTGGTCTTTTTCCTACCGTTAATTTTATCTATAATTTAAGTGGCACTGAATCCGATAGTGAAGAAAGTATAACGCTAGGTTTTAATAGAAGGATCAATCGACCACGTGGTTGGTATATTAACCCATTCCCATCACGATCTAGTAGAACTAACGTATTTCAAGGTAATCCTAATTTACAACCTGCATTCTCTAGTACTTTCGATTTAGGGTATTTAAAGCGTTGGGAAAAATTGACTTTGACAAGTTCTATATACTATCAACATGAAACGGATTCCTTTGAACGTGTTGAGGAAAACACAGGTCAGCAAACTAGTGATGGTATTAATATCATAAGAACCATTCCAATTAATTTATCTTCAAACAAACGTACTGGTGCAGAATTAGGATTAATGTATAGTCCTAAAAAATGGCTTCGTCTAAACACTAGCTTTAATTTTTTCCAATTTGAAACCGAAGGAGAGTTTAATGATGTTGATTACAGTGCAAAGAACACAAGTTGGTTTGCGCGGTTTAGTTCAAAAGTAACTTTACCTTTACAAATTGATTGGCAAACGAATGCCTTTTATAGAGGCGCTCAACAAGACGCTCAGTCAGATACTGAAGGTTTATTATCCATTGATTTGGCACTTAGTAAAGAGGTTAAGGTGGTAAGCAATAGTCTCACGGTATCCTTAAACGTAAGGGACTTACTGAATTCCAGAAAACGTCAATCTACAACTACAACACCATTCTTTGAACGTTACAGCGAATCCCAATGGAGACAACGCCAAGTAAACTTATCCTTAATTTACCGATTCAATCAAAAACTGGATAAACGTGAACGTTCTAAACGAGGTGATAATGGCGATGGTGATGATATGGATTTTGAAGGGTAGAACCTAATGATCTGAGCTTGAAGTCAAATATGATTCCTGTTTAAAGTACGTAAATCGTATGAAGAACTTAGCTATTTAAGTTCACAAATAAAAAGACACATCCAAAATGGAATGTGTCTTTTTGTTTTATATAACAATAATTTAGCGTTATGGCTACGTTTAAGCAACGACACCCAATTTGCCATCAACTGGCTCACTTGCTGATTTCACTTCAAATTGATTTGACGTATTTTTTTCACCGCCTGCTTTTAAGGCCTTATCACCTGCAAAAAACGTTTTATGAGCGTCACCAAGATCAGAACCAGCCATTCTCTGGTGCTTTACACAAGATACATTTTTTCTGATTTCTTGCCTTTGTACACCTCTCACATAAGCCAACATACCTTCATCTCCAAAATAACCTTCGGTTAAATCATTCATATGAAGTGCTGTAGTGTGATAGGTTGGCAACGTAATTAAATGATGAAAAATACCTGCTTCTCTCGCACTATCCAATTGAAAGGTTTTTATTTTTTTATCGGCACGATGGCACAATTCTGAATGATCATATTGTGCATCCATTAAATTATTTCTATCATAGGCTGTCATATTTTCCCCTTCTGCAAGCATTTCGTCATAAGCTTGGTTACGGAAATTTAACGTCCAATTGAACGACGGCGAATTATTGTACACCAATTTTGCATTAGGTACAACCGTTTTAATTCTATTTACCATATATGCAATTTGTTCTACATTAGGTGTAGGTGTTTCAATCCATAACAAATCGGCACCGTTCTGTAAACTTGTAATACAATCCAGTACTACTCTATCGATGTTTGAGCCCTCTTTAAACTTGTACAGCCCATTAGCCAGTCTAATTGGACGTACCAATTTACCATCTCTTTTCAACAACACATCATCATCCTTCACCTCTTCTATGTCCACTGCCTTAGCTTCGATAAACGCTAAATATTGTGACGCTAAATCTCCCGGTTTTTGAGAAACTGGCAATTTTTGAGTTAGTCCTGCACCTTCAGAATCAGTTCTAGCCACAATAATTCCGTCATCAACTCCTAGCTCTATAAATGCATATCTCACCGCATTCAGTTTTGCCACAAAATCTTCATGAGGAACGGTTACTTTTCCATCCTGATGGCCACACTGCTTGGCATCAGAAACTTGATTTTCAATTTGAATGGCACATGCTCCAGCCTGGATCATTTTTTTTGCCAATAAATAAGTAGCTTCTTCATTTCCAAAACCCGCATCGATATCGGCAATGATCGGAACGATATGAGTCTCAAAATTATCAATATCATTTTGCACATCTTCGCCATTGTCAAGTCGCTTAAATAGATCATTCAATTCAATAGCATCGGCTTGACGTAAGAAATCATATATTTCCTCAATAAGTCCTGAAACAGCCGTTTTTTCGTGCATGGATTGATCTGGTAAAGGCCCAAACTCTGAACGTAAGGCAGCCACCATCCAACCTGAAAGATAC
Protein-coding sequences here:
- a CDS encoding TonB-dependent receptor domain-containing protein; the encoded protein is MNLRLFTTLLFVFTITFSFAQKDVKIEGTVLEQDTNIPLEYATVVVKTKEDNKIITGGITDTKGEFNVEVPAGTYIISVEYISYKTKTFPEQTISKNTDLGIINLALNVDTLNEVMVVAERTTVEIKLDKKVYNIGKDLTTAGGTVSDALNNVPSVAVDIEGSISLRGNENVRILINGKPSAMAGFGDSNVLSQLPAEAIERVEVITSPSARYDAEGTAGILNIILRQKETLGFNGSINVTGGQPDNVGISVNLNYRTEKFNLFSNFGWRYYDAPRNSYSDVTYFDTFDDGETVVQEYRRIIEDQEVERLNRNYNGNIGMEYFLNESSSITGSLFYRFGSDADISLNNSERFNNNAIVEETLRREKETEEDNSYQIAINYMKRFGDDSDHKLTVDFQYENDAEEGFTNLNEDYIFTNATNPSNFQIEQEFTTEDQKEYLIQADYVLPIGEDARFEAGFRSNLENEITDYRLVQENTLTGFLEVNDTLTNIFDYDENVNAIYTQYGTKFGKFSFLLGLRLEHTQLKGNIDSRLTDEELIEAYQFPIQTKFDNNYLGLFPTVNFIYNLSGTESDSEESITLGFNRRINRPRGWYINPFPSRSSRTNVFQGNPNLQPAFSSTFDLGYLKRWEKLTLTSSIYYQHETDSFERVEENTGQQTSDGINIIRTIPINLSSNKRTGAELGLMYSPKKWLRLNTSFNFFQFETEGEFNDVDYSAKNTSWFARFSSKVTLPLQIDWQTNAFYRGAQQDAQSDTEGLLSIDLALSKEVKVVSNSLTVSLNVRDLLNSRKRQSTTTTPFFERYSESQWRQRQVNLSLIYRFNQKLDKRERSKRGDNGDGDDMDFEG
- a CDS encoding isocitrate lyase, with product MKNLPQSNYRSALRTVRDLKEKYGQTWHAINPENAARMVAQNQFKTGLDIAKYTAAIMRKDMAAYDADSSNYTQSLGCWHGFVAQQKMIAVKKHHKTTSKKYLYLSGWMVAALRSEFGPLPDQSMHEKTAVSGLIEEIYDFLRQADAIELNDLFKRLDNGEDVQNDIDNFETHIVPIIADIDAGFGNEEATYLLAKKMIQAGACAIQIENQVSDAKQCGHQDGKVTVPHEDFVAKLNAVRYAFIELGVDDGIIVARTDSEGAGLTQKLPVSQKPGDLASQYLAFIEAKAVDIEEVKDDDVLLKRDGKLVRPIRLANGLYKFKEGSNIDRVVLDCITSLQNGADLLWIETPTPNVEQIAYMVNRIKTVVPNAKLVYNNSPSFNWTLNFRNQAYDEMLAEGENMTAYDRNNLMDAQYDHSELCHRADKKIKTFQLDSAREAGIFHHLITLPTYHTTALHMNDLTEGYFGDEGMLAYVRGVQRQEIRKNVSCVKHQRMAGSDLGDAHKTFFAGDKALKAGGEKNTSNQFEVKSASEPVDGKLGVVA